Proteins encoded in a region of the Marmota flaviventris isolate mMarFla1 chromosome 3, mMarFla1.hap1, whole genome shotgun sequence genome:
- the Smagp gene encoding small cell adhesion glycoprotein: protein MTDLPTTPSPGELTTPLLQATEALSPEAEEASTALIAVVITVVFLTLLSVVILIFFYLYKNKGSYVTYEPAEGEPSTILQMESDSAKGREKEEYFI, encoded by the exons ATGACTGACCTCCCGACTACGCCTTCTCCTGGAG AACTGACCACCCCGCTTCTGCAGGCCACTGAGGCCCTGTCCCCAGAAGCTGAAGAAGCCAGCACAGCACTTATTGCAG TTGTTATCACCGTGGTCTTCCTCACCCTGCTCTCGGTGGTGATCTTGATCTTCTTTTACCTGTACAAGAACAAAGGCAGCTACGTCACCTACGAACCTGCAGAAGGCGAGCCCAGCACCATCCTCCAGATGGAGAGTGACTCAGCCAAGGGCAGAGAGAAGGAGGAGTATTTCATCTAA